In a single window of the Streptomyces sp. NBC_00353 genome:
- a CDS encoding Rieske (2Fe-2S) protein: protein MSGQPARRTVLKGAALAGVAGLGVAACSTESKLGHAETPTPTAPVELGAADEVPVGGSKLYREQRVVVSCPAKGQYKAFSAQCTHAGCLLDKVEKNEGNCPCHGSRFDTTTGEAVHGPATVPLPSVPVRVEGGKLIAGPDA, encoded by the coding sequence ATGTCCGGCCAGCCCGCCCGCCGTACCGTGCTGAAGGGGGCCGCTCTCGCCGGTGTCGCCGGGCTGGGAGTGGCCGCCTGTTCGACCGAGTCGAAGCTCGGGCATGCCGAGACGCCCACCCCCACCGCCCCCGTGGAGCTCGGTGCCGCGGACGAGGTGCCGGTCGGCGGATCCAAGCTCTACCGCGAGCAGCGGGTCGTGGTCAGCTGCCCGGCCAAGGGCCAGTACAAGGCTTTCAGCGCCCAGTGCACCCACGCGGGCTGTCTGCTGGACAAGGTCGAGAAGAACGAGGGGAACTGCCCCTGCCACGGCAGCCGCTTCGACACGACGACCGGCGAGGCGGTGCACGGCCCGGCGACCGTGCCGCTGCCCTCCGTCCCGGTCAGGGTCGAGGGCGGAAAGCTGATAGCCGGTCCTGACGCCTGA
- the uvrC gene encoding excinuclease ABC subunit UvrC — protein sequence MADPSSYRPKPGQIPDSPGVYKFRDEHRRVIYVGKAKSLRQRLANYFQDLANLHPRTRTMVTTAASVEWTVVATEVEALQLEYSWIKEFDPRFNVKYRDDKSYPYLAVTLNEEFPRVQVMRGAKKKGVRYFGPYGHAWAIRETVDLMLRVFPVRTCSAGVFKNATRTGRPCLLGYIGKCSAPCVGRVTPEEHRELADGFCDFMAGRTGTYIRRLEKDMMAAAEEMEYERAARLRDDVEALKRAMEKSAVVLADATDADLIAVAEDELEAAVQIFHVRGGRVRGQRGWVTDKVEAVDTSGLVEHALQQLYGEETGDSVPKEVLVPALPEDPEAVSQWLADRRGSQVSLRIPQRGDKKDLMVTVQRNAQQALGLHKTKRASDLTTRSRALEEIAEALGLDTAPLRIECFDISHLQGDDVVASMVVFEDGLARKSEYRRFQIKGFEGQDDVRSMHEVIGRRFRRYLQEKERTGEWEESPAPSGAVPAPDPAAGDGDPFDNEPREDDGRPKRFAYPPQLVVVDGGQPQVAAAKRALDELGIDDIAVCGLAKRLEEVWLPDDDDPVVLPRSSEGLYLLQRVRDEAHRFAITYQRAKRAKRIRSSPLDAVAGLGETRKQALIKHFGSVKKLKQATIDEICEVPGIGRRTAESVAVALASTTPAAPAVNTATGEIIEEDDGGSTT from the coding sequence ATGGCAGACCCCTCCAGCTACCGCCCCAAGCCGGGACAGATCCCCGACTCCCCGGGGGTCTACAAATTCCGCGACGAGCACCGCCGGGTGATCTACGTCGGGAAGGCGAAGAGCCTGCGCCAGCGCCTGGCCAACTACTTCCAGGACCTGGCCAATCTCCACCCGCGCACCCGCACGATGGTCACCACGGCCGCCTCCGTCGAGTGGACCGTCGTCGCCACCGAGGTCGAGGCGCTGCAGCTGGAGTACTCCTGGATCAAGGAGTTCGACCCCCGGTTCAACGTCAAGTACCGCGACGACAAGAGCTATCCCTATCTCGCGGTCACGCTGAACGAGGAGTTCCCGCGGGTCCAGGTCATGCGCGGCGCCAAGAAGAAGGGCGTGCGGTACTTCGGTCCGTACGGGCACGCCTGGGCGATCCGCGAGACCGTCGACCTGATGCTCCGGGTCTTTCCCGTCCGCACGTGCTCCGCCGGTGTCTTCAAGAACGCCACGCGGACCGGCCGCCCCTGCCTCCTCGGCTACATCGGCAAGTGCTCGGCGCCCTGCGTCGGCCGGGTCACCCCCGAGGAGCACCGAGAATTGGCGGACGGCTTCTGCGACTTCATGGCCGGCCGCACGGGCACGTACATCCGCCGGCTGGAGAAGGACATGATGGCGGCGGCCGAAGAGATGGAGTACGAGCGGGCGGCCCGGCTCCGCGACGACGTGGAGGCCCTCAAGCGGGCCATGGAGAAGAGCGCCGTCGTCCTCGCCGACGCCACCGACGCCGACCTGATCGCGGTCGCCGAGGACGAGCTCGAGGCCGCCGTGCAGATATTCCACGTCCGCGGCGGCCGGGTACGCGGCCAGCGCGGCTGGGTCACCGACAAGGTCGAGGCGGTCGACACCTCGGGCCTCGTCGAGCACGCCCTGCAGCAGCTGTACGGGGAGGAGACAGGCGACTCCGTCCCCAAGGAGGTCCTTGTCCCGGCCCTTCCGGAGGACCCCGAAGCGGTCTCCCAGTGGCTCGCCGACCGCCGGGGCTCCCAGGTCAGCCTGCGCATCCCGCAGCGTGGCGACAAGAAGGACCTGATGGTGACGGTCCAGCGCAACGCCCAGCAGGCCCTGGGGCTGCACAAGACCAAGCGCGCTTCCGATCTGACGACCCGCTCCCGCGCCCTGGAGGAGATCGCCGAGGCGCTCGGCCTCGACACGGCTCCGCTGCGCATCGAATGCTTCGACATCTCCCATCTCCAGGGCGACGACGTGGTCGCGTCCATGGTCGTCTTCGAGGACGGTCTGGCCCGCAAGAGCGAGTACCGCCGCTTCCAGATCAAGGGCTTCGAGGGGCAGGACGACGTCCGCTCGATGCACGAGGTGATCGGTCGTCGCTTCAGGCGCTACCTCCAGGAGAAGGAGCGGACGGGGGAGTGGGAGGAGAGCCCGGCACCCTCCGGAGCCGTACCGGCCCCGGACCCCGCCGCCGGGGACGGCGACCCCTTCGACAACGAGCCCCGCGAGGACGACGGCCGCCCCAAGCGGTTCGCCTACCCGCCGCAGCTCGTCGTGGTCGACGGCGGCCAGCCGCAGGTCGCCGCGGCCAAGCGGGCCCTCGACGAGCTGGGGATCGACGACATCGCGGTCTGCGGCCTCGCCAAGCGCCTCGAAGAGGTATGGCTGCCCGATGACGACGACCCCGTGGTCCTGCCCCGCTCCAGCGAGGGCCTCTACCTCCTGCAGCGCGTCCGCGACGAGGCCCACCGCTTCGCCATCACTTATCAGCGGGCCAAGCGCGCCAAGCGCATCCGCTCCAGCCCCCTGGACGCCGTCGCAGGCCTCGGCGAGACCCGGAAACAGGCGTTGATCAAGCATTTCGGCTCCGTGAAGAAGCTGAAGCAGGCGACAATCGACGAGATCTGCGAGGTTCCGGGGATAGGCCGCAGGACGGCGGAATCAGTGGCTGTCGCCCTCGCCTCGACCACCCCGGCCGCGCCCGCCGTGAATACGGCGACAGGAGAGATCATTGAAGAGGACGACGGGGGCAGCACGACATGA
- the rapZ gene encoding RNase adapter RapZ gives MTEHEHEQERAHDGTDRVHDSTDRADGAGHVSTGTTTETGDATAAIPELVIISGMSGAGRSTAAKCLEDLGWFVVDNLPPALIPTMVELGARSQGNVARIAVVVDVRGRRFFDNLRESLADLASRHVTRRIVFLESSDDALVRRFESVRRPHPLQGDGRIVDGIAAERDLLRELRGDADLVIDTSSLNVHELRAKMDAQFAGDEEPELRATVMSFGFKYGLPVDADLVADCRFLPNPHWVPELRPFTGLNEEVSAYVFNQPGAKEFLNQYTELLQLVAAGYRREGKRYVTIAVGCTGGKHRSVAMSEKLAARLAAEGIETVLVHRDMGRE, from the coding sequence ATGACTGAGCACGAACACGAGCAGGAGCGCGCGCACGACGGCACAGACCGCGTGCACGACAGCACGGACCGAGCAGACGGAGCAGGACACGTGAGTACGGGCACCACGACCGAGACGGGCGATGCCACCGCGGCCATCCCCGAGCTGGTGATCATCTCCGGCATGTCGGGCGCCGGACGATCCACCGCCGCCAAGTGTCTGGAGGACCTCGGCTGGTTCGTCGTCGACAACCTGCCGCCCGCCCTGATCCCCACCATGGTGGAGCTCGGCGCCCGGTCCCAGGGCAATGTGGCCCGGATCGCCGTCGTCGTCGACGTGCGCGGCCGCCGTTTCTTCGACAACCTGCGTGAGTCCCTCGCCGACCTCGCGTCCAGGCACGTCACCCGGCGGATTGTCTTCCTGGAGTCCTCCGACGACGCGCTGGTCCGCCGCTTCGAATCGGTCCGCCGCCCGCACCCCCTCCAGGGCGACGGCCGCATCGTCGACGGCATCGCCGCCGAGCGCGACCTGCTGCGCGAGCTGCGCGGCGACGCCGACCTGGTGATCGACACCTCCAGCCTCAATGTGCACGAGCTGCGCGCCAAGATGGACGCCCAGTTCGCCGGTGACGAGGAGCCGGAGCTGCGCGCCACGGTGATGTCGTTCGGCTTCAAGTACGGCCTGCCGGTCGACGCGGACCTGGTGGCCGACTGCCGCTTCCTGCCCAACCCGCACTGGGTCCCCGAGCTGCGCCCGTTCACCGGACTCAACGAGGAGGTCTCGGCGTACGTCTTCAACCAGCCGGGCGCCAAGGAGTTCCTCAACCAGTACACCGAGCTGCTCCAGCTGGTTGCCGCGGGCTACCGCCGTGAGGGCAAGCGCTATGTGACGATCGCCGTCGGCTGCACGGGCGGCAAGCACCGCTCCGTCGCGATGTCCGAGAAGCTGGCCGCCCGGCTCGCCGCCGAGGGGATCGAGACCGTTCTCGTCCACCGGGACATGGGGCGCGAGTGA
- a CDS encoding gluconeogenesis factor YvcK family protein, producing the protein MTSRNLRLRRLRRATSALSARKRGAQPKVVALGGGMGLSASLAALRRITGDLTAVVTVADDGGSSGRLREELGVLPPGDLRKALAALCGDDDWGQTWAQVIQHRFQSKGDLHEHAVGNLLIVALWEQLGDHVQALDLVGKLLGAHGRVLPMSAVPLELQALVRGHDPARPDAVDTVRGQATVALTPGEVQSVHLVPNDPPAVPEAVEAVLDADWVVLGPGSWFSSVIPHLLVPELLDALVATKARKVLSLNLAPQPGETDGFSPQRHLEVLGRHAPKLALDVVLADEAAVPDRESLADAAKRLGAAVELAPVASPDGVPIHDPELLAAAYDRIFRMHGRIGPWR; encoded by the coding sequence GTGACCAGCCGCAATCTGCGCCTGCGGCGGCTGCGCAGAGCCACCTCTGCGCTCTCCGCCCGCAAGCGTGGCGCCCAGCCCAAGGTCGTCGCGCTCGGCGGCGGCATGGGCCTGTCCGCGTCGCTCGCCGCGCTGCGCCGGATCACCGGCGATCTCACCGCTGTGGTCACCGTCGCCGACGACGGCGGCTCCAGCGGCCGGCTCCGTGAGGAGCTCGGCGTCCTGCCGCCCGGCGACCTCCGCAAGGCGCTCGCCGCACTCTGCGGCGACGACGACTGGGGCCAGACCTGGGCGCAGGTCATCCAGCACCGCTTCCAGTCCAAGGGCGATCTGCACGAGCACGCGGTCGGAAATCTGCTGATCGTCGCCCTCTGGGAGCAGCTCGGCGACCATGTACAGGCCCTGGACCTGGTCGGCAAGCTCCTCGGCGCGCACGGCCGGGTGCTGCCCATGTCCGCTGTGCCGCTGGAGCTCCAGGCGCTCGTACGGGGCCACGACCCGGCCCGTCCGGACGCCGTGGACACGGTGCGCGGCCAGGCGACGGTGGCGCTGACCCCCGGTGAGGTGCAGTCCGTGCACCTCGTCCCGAACGACCCGCCGGCCGTCCCGGAGGCGGTCGAGGCGGTCCTCGACGCGGACTGGGTGGTGCTCGGCCCGGGATCCTGGTTCTCTTCGGTGATCCCGCATCTGCTCGTACCGGAACTGCTCGACGCGCTCGTCGCGACGAAGGCCCGCAAGGTCCTCTCGCTCAACCTGGCACCGCAGCCCGGCGAAACTGATGGCTTCTCTCCGCAGCGTCATTTGGAGGTTTTGGGACGACACGCCCCTAAACTCGCCCTGGACGTGGTGCTGGCCGACGAAGCCGCCGTGCCCGATCGCGAGTCCCTCGCCGATGCCGCCAAGCGGCTCGGTGCCGCGGTCGAGCTGGCGCCGGTGGCCTCACCCGACGGCGTTCCGATCCATGATCCGGAGCTGTTGGCCGCCGCGTACGACCGTATTTTTCGGATGCATGGAAGGATCGGCCCATGGCGATGA
- the whiA gene encoding DNA-binding protein WhiA — translation MAMTPAVKDEISRLPVTRTCCRKAEVSAILRFAGGLHLVSGRIVIEAELDTAMAARRLKRDILEIFGHSSELIVMAPGGLRRGSRYVVRVVAGGDQLARQTGLVDGRGRPIRGLPPQVVSGATCDAEAAWRGAFLAHGSLTEPGRSSSLEVTCPGPEAALALVGAARRLSIAAKAREVRGVDRVVVRDGDAIGALLTRLGAHESVLAWEERRMRREVRATANRLANFDDANLRRSARAAVAAGARVGRALEILGEEVPEHLAAAGRLRMEHKQASLEELGALADPPLTKDAVAGRIRRLLAMADKRAQDLGIPGTESTLSEELADGLVG, via the coding sequence ATGGCGATGACGCCAGCGGTGAAGGACGAAATCTCTCGGCTTCCCGTGACCCGGACCTGCTGCAGGAAGGCAGAGGTTTCGGCGATTCTTCGGTTCGCGGGCGGGCTGCACCTGGTGAGCGGCCGGATTGTGATCGAGGCGGAGCTGGACACCGCGATGGCGGCGCGTCGGCTGAAGCGGGACATTCTCGAAATTTTCGGGCACAGCTCGGAGCTGATCGTGATGGCTCCCGGCGGGCTGCGCCGCGGCTCCCGCTATGTCGTACGGGTGGTGGCGGGCGGCGACCAGCTGGCCCGCCAGACCGGCCTGGTGGACGGTCGCGGCCGGCCCATCCGCGGGCTGCCCCCGCAGGTGGTCTCGGGGGCCACCTGCGACGCCGAGGCTGCCTGGCGCGGTGCCTTCCTGGCCCACGGCTCGCTCACCGAGCCGGGCCGCTCCTCCTCGCTGGAGGTGACCTGCCCGGGCCCGGAGGCGGCGCTCGCACTGGTCGGCGCGGCCCGCAGGCTCTCCATCGCGGCGAAGGCCCGCGAGGTACGCGGCGTGGACCGGGTCGTCGTCCGCGACGGCGATGCGATCGGCGCCCTGCTCACCCGGCTCGGCGCCCATGAGTCGGTGCTGGCCTGGGAGGAGCGGCGGATGCGCCGCGAGGTCCGGGCCACCGCCAACCGGCTCGCCAACTTCGACGACGCCAACCTGCGCCGCTCGGCACGGGCCGCGGTGGCCGCAGGCGCCCGGGTGGGGCGCGCCCTGGAGATCCTGGGCGAAGAGGTGCCCGAGCACCTCGCGGCGGCCGGACGGCTGCGCATGGAGCACAAGCAGGCCTCCCTGGAGGAGCTGGGTGCGCTCGCCGACCCGCCGCTGACCAAGGACGCGGTAGCCGGCCGGATCCGCCGGCTGCTGGCCATGGCCGACAAGCGGGCCCAGGACCTCGGTATCCCGGGGACGGAGTCCACGCTCAGCGAGGAGCTCGCCGACGGCTTGGTGGGCTGA
- the gap gene encoding type I glyceraldehyde-3-phosphate dehydrogenase gives MTIRVGINGFGRIGRNYFRALLEQGADIEIVAVNDLGDTATTAHLLKYDTILGRLKAEVSHTADSITVDGHTIKVLSERNPADIPWGELGVDIVIESTGIFTKKADAEKHIAGGAKKVLISAPAKDEDITIVMGVNEEKYDAANHHVISNASCTTNCVAPMAKVLDENFGIVKGLMTTVHAYTNDQRILDFPHSDLRRARAAAENIIPTTTGAAKATALVLPQLRGKLDGIAMRVPVPTGSVTDLVITLEREVTRDEVNAAFQKAAEEGPLKGKLVYTQDPIVSSDIVSDPASCTFDSLLTMAEGTQVKVIGWYDNEWGYSNRLVDLTVFVGSQL, from the coding sequence GTGACGATCCGCGTAGGCATCAACGGCTTTGGCCGCATCGGTCGTAACTACTTCCGCGCGCTGCTGGAGCAGGGTGCGGACATCGAGATCGTGGCTGTCAACGACCTGGGTGACACTGCGACCACGGCCCACCTGCTGAAGTACGACACCATTCTGGGTCGTCTGAAGGCAGAGGTCAGCCACACCGCCGACAGCATCACTGTCGACGGTCACACCATCAAGGTGCTCTCCGAGCGCAACCCGGCCGACATCCCCTGGGGTGAGCTGGGCGTCGACATCGTCATCGAGTCGACCGGCATCTTCACCAAGAAGGCCGACGCCGAGAAGCACATCGCGGGCGGCGCCAAGAAGGTCCTCATCTCGGCTCCGGCCAAGGACGAGGACATCACCATCGTGATGGGCGTCAACGAGGAGAAGTACGACGCGGCCAACCACCACGTCATCTCCAACGCCTCCTGCACCACCAACTGCGTCGCGCCGATGGCCAAGGTTCTGGACGAGAACTTCGGCATCGTCAAGGGCCTCATGACGACGGTCCACGCGTACACGAACGACCAGCGCATCCTGGACTTCCCGCACTCCGACCTGCGTCGCGCCCGCGCCGCGGCGGAGAACATCATCCCGACCACGACCGGTGCCGCCAAGGCCACCGCTCTGGTGCTCCCGCAGCTCAGGGGCAAGCTCGACGGCATCGCGATGCGCGTCCCGGTCCCGACCGGCTCCGTCACCGACCTGGTCATCACGCTGGAGCGCGAGGTCACCCGCGACGAGGTCAACGCCGCGTTCCAGAAGGCCGCCGAGGAAGGCCCGCTCAAGGGCAAGCTCGTCTACACCCAGGACCCGATCGTGTCCTCGGACATCGTCTCGGACCCGGCTTCCTGCACCTTCGACTCCCTGCTCACCATGGCAGAGGGCACGCAGGTCAAGGTCATCGGCTGGTACGACAACGAGTGGGGCTACTCCAACCGCCTCGTCGACCTGACCGTCTTCGTCGGCAGCCAGCTCTGA
- a CDS encoding phosphoglycerate kinase, translating into MKTIDELLAEGVTGKRVFVRADLNVPLSGTTITDDGRIRAVQPTVEKLAAAGARVIVASHLGRPKGAPDPAFSLAPAAARLGELIGADVAFATDTVGESARATVAALTDGKVAVIENLRFNPGETSKDDAERGAFADQLAELADVYVGDGFGAVHRKHASVFDLPARLPHAAGDLIATEVGVLKKLTEDVARPYAVVLGGSKVSDKLGVIDHLLERADRILIGGGMAYTFLKAQGHEVGSSLLQEDQIPAVLEYLKRAEEKGVEFVLPVDVVVSEQFPDLKTKAPSRHTTVPADAIPAGVMGLDNGPETNKLYASKLADAVTVFWNGPMGVFEHPDYAEGTRAVAQALVDSEGFSVVGGGDSAAAVRILGFDENAFGHISTGGGASLEYLEGKTLPGLAALED; encoded by the coding sequence ATGAAGACGATCGACGAACTTCTCGCCGAAGGGGTCACCGGCAAGCGCGTATTCGTCCGCGCCGACCTCAACGTGCCGCTGAGCGGCACCACCATCACCGACGACGGCCGCATCCGCGCCGTCCAGCCGACCGTGGAGAAGCTGGCCGCGGCCGGTGCCCGGGTCATCGTCGCCTCGCACCTGGGCCGCCCCAAGGGCGCCCCGGACCCGGCCTTCTCCCTGGCCCCCGCCGCCGCCCGGCTCGGCGAGCTGATCGGTGCCGACGTGGCCTTCGCGACCGACACGGTCGGCGAGTCCGCCCGTGCCACGGTCGCCGCGCTCACCGACGGCAAGGTCGCCGTCATCGAGAATCTCCGCTTCAACCCCGGCGAGACGTCGAAGGACGACGCCGAGCGCGGCGCGTTCGCCGATCAGCTCGCCGAGCTCGCCGATGTGTACGTGGGCGACGGCTTCGGAGCCGTCCACCGCAAGCACGCCTCGGTCTTCGACCTCCCGGCCCGGCTGCCGCACGCCGCGGGCGACCTGATCGCCACCGAGGTCGGCGTCCTGAAGAAGCTCACCGAGGACGTCGCGCGCCCGTACGCCGTCGTGCTCGGCGGCTCCAAGGTCTCCGACAAGCTCGGCGTCATCGACCACCTCCTGGAGCGGGCCGACCGCATCCTCATCGGCGGCGGCATGGCGTACACCTTCCTCAAGGCCCAGGGCCACGAGGTCGGCAGCTCCCTCCTGCAGGAGGACCAGATCCCGGCGGTGCTGGAGTATCTGAAGCGGGCCGAGGAGAAGGGCGTGGAGTTCGTGCTCCCCGTCGACGTCGTGGTCTCCGAGCAGTTCCCCGACCTCAAGACCAAGGCCCCGAGCCGGCATACCACCGTGCCCGCGGATGCCATCCCGGCCGGTGTGATGGGTCTGGACAACGGACCCGAGACCAACAAGCTGTACGCCTCGAAGCTCGCCGACGCCGTCACCGTCTTCTGGAACGGCCCGATGGGCGTTTTCGAGCACCCCGATTACGCCGAGGGCACCCGGGCAGTCGCCCAGGCCCTCGTCGACTCCGAGGGCTTCAGTGTCGTCGGCGGTGGCGACTCCGCCGCGGCCGTCCGCATCCTGGGCTTCGACGAGAACGCATTCGGCCACATCTCGACCGGTGGCGGCGCCAGCCTCGAATACCTCGAGGGCAAGACGCTTCCCGGCCTCGCCGCACTGGAGGACTGA
- the tpiA gene encoding triose-phosphate isomerase, which yields MSTRTPLMAGNWKMNLNHLEAIAHVQKLAFALADKDYDAVEVAVLPPFTDLRSVQTLVDGDKLKIKYGAQDISAHDSGAYTGEISGPMLAKLKCTYVAIGHSERRQYHHETDEIVNAKIKAAYKNGLTPILCVGEEESVREDGRHVAHTLAQVDGALKDIPAEQAESIVIAYEPVWAIGTGKVCGADDAQEVCGAIRGRLAELYSQELADAVRIQYGGSVKSGNVAEIMAKPDIDGALIGGAALDADEFVKIVRFRDQ from the coding sequence ATGAGCACCCGTACCCCGCTGATGGCGGGCAACTGGAAGATGAACCTCAACCACCTCGAGGCCATCGCACACGTCCAGAAGCTCGCCTTCGCCCTGGCCGACAAGGACTACGACGCCGTCGAGGTCGCCGTCCTGCCGCCCTTCACCGACCTGCGCTCGGTGCAGACGCTGGTCGACGGCGACAAACTGAAGATCAAGTACGGCGCCCAGGACATCTCGGCGCACGACTCCGGCGCGTACACCGGCGAGATCTCCGGTCCCATGCTCGCCAAGCTGAAGTGCACCTATGTGGCCATCGGCCACTCCGAGCGCCGCCAGTACCACCACGAGACCGACGAGATCGTCAACGCCAAGATCAAGGCCGCGTACAAGAACGGCCTCACCCCGATCCTGTGCGTCGGCGAGGAGGAGTCGGTCCGCGAGGACGGCCGCCACGTCGCGCACACCCTCGCGCAGGTCGACGGCGCGCTCAAGGACATTCCGGCCGAGCAGGCCGAGTCCATCGTGATCGCGTACGAGCCGGTCTGGGCCATCGGGACCGGCAAGGTCTGCGGCGCCGACGACGCCCAGGAGGTCTGCGGGGCCATCCGCGGCCGGCTCGCCGAGCTGTACTCCCAGGAGCTGGCCGACGCGGTCCGCATCCAGTACGGCGGCTCGGTGAAGTCGGGGAACGTCGCGGAGATCATGGCAAAGCCCGACATCGACGGTGCGCTGATCGGTGGCGCCGCTCTCGACGCGGACGAATTCGTCAAGATCGTCCGCTTCCGCGACCAGTGA
- the secG gene encoding preprotein translocase subunit SecG, whose protein sequence is MGFSIALIVFSLLLMLLVLMHKGKGGGLSDMFGGGMQSSVGGSSVAERNLDRITVVVGLGWFACIIVLGLLMKLDN, encoded by the coding sequence ATGGGGTTCTCGATCGCCCTGATCGTCTTCAGCCTGCTGCTGATGCTGCTGGTGCTGATGCACAAGGGAAAGGGCGGCGGCCTCTCCGACATGTTCGGTGGCGGTATGCAGTCGTCCGTCGGTGGCTCGTCGGTCGCCGAGCGAAACCTCGACCGGATCACCGTAGTGGTCGGTCTGGGATGGTTCGCGTGCATTATTGTGCTTGGTCTGCTGATGAAGCTGGACAACTGA
- a CDS encoding RNA polymerase-binding protein RbpA, with translation MASGNAIRGSRVGAGPMGEAERGESAPRLRISFWCSNGHETQPSFASDAQTPETWDCPRCGFPAGQDRDNPPDPPRTEPYKTHLAYVRERRSDADGEAILAEALAKLRGEI, from the coding sequence GTGGCAAGTGGCAACGCGATCCGGGGAAGCCGGGTCGGAGCGGGGCCGATGGGGGAGGCCGAGCGGGGCGAGTCCGCGCCGCGCCTCCGCATCTCCTTCTGGTGCTCGAACGGGCACGAGACGCAGCCGAGCTTCGCCAGTGACGCGCAGACACCGGAGACTTGGGACTGCCCGCGCTGTGGTTTCCCGGCCGGCCAGGACCGGGACAACCCGCCGGACCCGCCGCGCACCGAACCGTACAAGACGCACCTTGCGTATGTACGCGAGCGGCGCAGCGATGCGGACGGCGAGGCCATCCTCGCCGAGGCCCTCGCAAAACTTCGGGGCGAAATCTAA